One segment of Stenotrophomonas sp. SAU14A_NAIMI4_8 DNA contains the following:
- the pheT gene encoding phenylalanine--tRNA ligase subunit beta: protein MKFSENWLRSHVPTSASRDELSAVLTAIGLEVEEVTALGNDLQHVVVARIVEAVRHPEADRLQVCKVDAGQGELLQIVCGAPNARPGLVAPLAMVGAQIGDLKIKPAKLRGVESNGMLCSAKELGLDNDASGLLELPDDAPVGQTLVEYLGLPDASIEIKLTPNRADCFSVRGIAYDVAAATRSEVLAFAAEAIAPVGSRELAITLAAGAEAPRYLGRVIEGVNAAAKTPLWMAERLRRSGVRPVSLLVDITQYVMLELGQPMHAYDLGTLQGSIGVRRSRANETIKLLDGRDAVLDDSFLVVTDADRAVGLAGLMGGFDTRVTDDTTAVFLEAAHFAPAAIMGRGRKLGLHTDAGHRFERGVDPALPRTAIEYATRLVLDLAGGTPAPVTEAVNQADLPQAATITLRRARITRVLGITIEDAEVERILRALGMGVTAAGEGWQVTAPSRRFDIAIEEDLIEELARIHGYEQIPTTLPGGAARVAMPTETQLDVLSVRRQLIARDLQETLNFAFVDDALLTQWQLRESLVPLANPLSAELAVMRPALLPGLVATLGRNAARQLARVRLFEVGRVFAQQDGEGQPAPLETPRVAAAVCGDAQAVQWGLPTRKVDFHDLKGDLESLAAASGAVLEFRPSQRPFGHPARSAEIHRDGVAIGWIGQIHPRLAKAMDIEVDVYAFELDLEPLSARALPRAGELSRFPAVRRDLAFLVPEQVAWSDLAATIRQAAGPLLRELNLFDRYVGQGVEPGFKSLAMGLILQDKSRTLTDRDVEAVVAEAVTAIEREHHARIRG from the coding sequence ATGAAATTCTCCGAAAACTGGCTGCGCAGCCACGTCCCGACCTCCGCCTCGCGCGATGAACTGAGCGCGGTGCTGACCGCCATCGGTCTGGAAGTGGAAGAGGTGACCGCGCTCGGCAACGATCTGCAGCACGTGGTCGTGGCACGCATCGTCGAGGCCGTGCGCCATCCCGAAGCCGATCGCCTGCAGGTGTGCAAGGTCGATGCGGGGCAGGGCGAGCTGCTGCAGATCGTCTGCGGTGCGCCCAACGCGCGCCCGGGCCTGGTTGCGCCGCTGGCGATGGTCGGCGCGCAGATCGGTGACCTGAAGATCAAGCCGGCCAAGCTGCGCGGCGTGGAATCCAACGGCATGCTGTGCTCGGCCAAGGAACTGGGCCTGGACAACGATGCCTCGGGCCTGCTGGAACTGCCCGATGACGCGCCGGTCGGCCAGACCCTGGTCGAGTACCTGGGCCTGCCGGACGCCAGCATCGAGATCAAGCTGACCCCCAACCGCGCCGACTGCTTCAGCGTGCGCGGCATCGCCTACGACGTGGCCGCCGCCACCCGCAGCGAAGTGCTGGCGTTCGCCGCCGAGGCGATTGCCCCGGTTGGCAGCCGCGAACTCGCCATCACCCTTGCTGCCGGCGCTGAAGCGCCGCGCTACCTGGGCCGCGTGATCGAAGGCGTGAATGCCGCCGCCAAGACCCCGCTGTGGATGGCCGAGCGCCTGCGCCGCAGTGGCGTGCGCCCGGTGTCGCTGCTGGTCGACATCACCCAGTACGTGATGCTGGAACTGGGCCAGCCGATGCATGCCTACGACCTGGGCACCCTGCAGGGCAGCATCGGCGTGCGCCGTTCGCGCGCCAATGAAACGATCAAGCTGCTCGATGGCCGCGATGCGGTGCTGGACGACAGCTTCCTGGTGGTGACCGATGCTGACCGCGCGGTCGGCCTGGCCGGCCTGATGGGCGGCTTCGACACCCGCGTGACCGACGACACCACCGCGGTGTTCCTGGAGGCCGCGCACTTCGCCCCGGCCGCCATCATGGGCCGCGGCCGCAAGCTGGGCCTGCACACCGATGCCGGTCACCGTTTCGAACGTGGCGTGGACCCGGCACTGCCGCGCACCGCCATCGAGTACGCCACCCGTCTGGTGCTGGATCTGGCCGGCGGTACCCCGGCACCGGTCACCGAGGCAGTCAACCAGGCGGACCTGCCGCAGGCGGCAACGATCACCCTGCGCCGCGCACGCATCACCCGCGTGCTGGGCATCACCATTGAAGACGCCGAAGTCGAGCGCATCCTGCGCGCGCTGGGCATGGGCGTGACCGCGGCCGGCGAAGGCTGGCAGGTGACCGCGCCGAGCCGCCGCTTCGACATCGCCATCGAAGAAGACCTGATCGAGGAACTGGCCCGTATCCACGGTTACGAGCAGATTCCGACCACCCTGCCGGGCGGTGCTGCACGCGTGGCCATGCCGACCGAGACCCAGCTGGACGTGCTGAGCGTGCGCCGCCAGCTGATCGCCCGCGACCTGCAGGAAACCCTGAATTTCGCCTTCGTCGACGATGCCCTGCTGACCCAGTGGCAGCTGCGCGAGAGCCTGGTGCCGCTGGCCAACCCGCTGTCGGCCGAGCTGGCGGTGATGCGCCCGGCGCTGCTGCCGGGCCTGGTCGCCACCCTGGGCCGCAATGCCGCCCGTCAGCTGGCGCGCGTGCGCCTGTTCGAAGTGGGTCGGGTGTTCGCCCAGCAGGACGGCGAAGGCCAGCCGGCCCCGCTGGAAACCCCGCGCGTGGCCGCCGCCGTGTGTGGCGATGCGCAGGCCGTGCAGTGGGGCCTGCCGACCCGCAAGGTCGACTTCCATGATCTGAAGGGCGACCTGGAATCGCTGGCGGCCGCCAGCGGCGCGGTGCTCGAATTCCGTCCGTCACAGCGCCCGTTCGGCCATCCGGCCCGTTCGGCCGAGATCCATCGCGACGGCGTGGCGATCGGCTGGATCGGCCAGATCCACCCGCGCCTGGCCAAGGCCATGGACATCGAAGTGGATGTCTATGCGTTCGAGCTGGACCTGGAGCCGCTCAGTGCCCGTGCACTGCCGCGGGCCGGCGAGCTGTCGCGGTTCCCGGCGGTGCGCCGCGACCTGGCGTTCCTGGTGCCTGAACAGGTGGCCTGGAGCGACCTGGCTGCCACCATCCGCCAGGCCGCCGGGCCGCTGCTGCGCGAGCTGAACCTGTTCGACCGTTACGTCGGGCAGGGGGTCGAGCCGGGGTTCAAGAGTCTCGCTATGGGCTTGATTTTGCAGGACAAGTCGCGCACTCTGACGGACCGCGACGTGGAAGCGGTGGTGGCCGAGGCGGTCACTGCCATCGAGCGTGAACATCACGCCCGGATCCGCGGCTGA
- the pheS gene encoding phenylalanine--tRNA ligase subunit alpha: protein MSDIQSLTTQALADVAAAQSPDVLEQLRVALLGKSGSITAQLKQLGTLPAEERKAAGEAINQARDALSSALGERKAVLENAALDARLAAEAIDITLPGRNGDRAGLHPITRTLERITGIFGRLGYELSEGPEIEDDWHNFEALNFPPHHPARAMHDTFYFGDGRLLRTHTSGVQVRYMGQHQPPLRMIAAGKVYRSDSDQTHSPMFHQVEGLLVDEHSNFADLKGTLAEFVRAFFERDFEMRFRPSYFPFVEPGAEVDIAWQQPDGSTRWLEVLGCGMVHPNVLRNVGIDPERYTGFAFGLGVERFAMLRYGVNDLRAFFENDVRFLKQFA, encoded by the coding sequence ATGAGCGACATCCAATCCCTCACCACCCAGGCGCTGGCCGACGTGGCCGCCGCACAGAGCCCCGACGTGCTGGAACAGCTGCGCGTGGCCCTGCTCGGCAAGAGTGGCAGCATCACTGCGCAGCTGAAGCAGCTGGGCACCCTGCCGGCCGAAGAGCGCAAGGCCGCCGGTGAAGCCATCAACCAGGCCCGTGACGCGCTGTCCAGCGCGCTGGGCGAGCGCAAGGCCGTGCTGGAGAACGCCGCACTGGATGCGCGCCTGGCCGCCGAAGCCATCGACATCACCCTGCCGGGCCGCAACGGCGACCGTGCCGGCCTGCACCCGATCACCCGCACCCTGGAGCGCATCACCGGCATTTTCGGCCGGCTGGGCTACGAGCTGTCCGAAGGGCCGGAAATCGAGGACGACTGGCACAACTTCGAAGCGCTGAACTTCCCGCCGCACCATCCGGCGCGCGCCATGCACGACACCTTCTACTTCGGTGATGGCCGCCTGCTGCGCACGCATACCTCCGGTGTGCAGGTGCGTTACATGGGCCAGCACCAGCCGCCGCTGCGCATGATCGCCGCCGGCAAGGTGTACCGCAGCGACAGCGACCAGACCCATTCGCCGATGTTCCACCAGGTGGAAGGCCTGCTGGTGGACGAGCATTCGAACTTCGCCGACCTGAAGGGCACGCTGGCCGAGTTCGTGCGCGCGTTCTTCGAGCGCGATTTCGAAATGCGTTTCCGCCCCAGCTACTTCCCGTTCGTGGAACCGGGCGCGGAAGTGGATATTGCCTGGCAGCAGCCCGACGGTAGCACCCGCTGGCTGGAAGTGCTGGGCTGCGGCATGGTGCACCCGAACGTGCTGCGCAACGTGGGCATCGATCCGGAACGCTACACCGGCTTCGCCTTCGGTCTGGGCGTGGAGCGCTTTGCGATGCTGCGCTATGGCGTGAACGATCTGCGCGCGTTCTTCGAAAACGACGTGCGGTTCCTGAAACAGTTCGCGTAA
- the rplT gene encoding 50S ribosomal protein L20, protein MARVKRGVQARRRHKKILDLAKGYYNARRKVFRVAKQAVIKAQQYAYIGRKQKKRNFRSLWITRINAAARINGLSYSRFMNGLLKAGITLDRKVLADIAVHDAAGFAALAEKAKGALAA, encoded by the coding sequence ATGGCACGAGTTAAGCGTGGCGTACAGGCGCGTCGCCGCCACAAGAAAATTCTGGATCTGGCCAAGGGCTATTACAACGCCCGTCGCAAGGTCTTCCGCGTTGCCAAGCAGGCCGTCATCAAGGCACAGCAGTACGCCTACATCGGCCGTAAGCAGAAGAAGCGCAACTTCCGTTCGCTGTGGATCACCCGTATCAATGCGGCTGCCCGCATCAACGGCCTGAGCTACAGCCGCTTCATGAACGGCCTGCTGAAGGCCGGCATCACCCTGGACCGCAAGGTCCTGGCTGATATCGCCGTGCACGACGCAGCCGGTTTTGCTGCGCTGGCCGAAAAGGCCAAGGGCGCACTGGCGGCATAA
- the rpmI gene encoding 50S ribosomal protein L35 translates to MPKIKTNRAAAKRFRKTASGKYKCGHANRSHILTKKATKRKRNLRQTNHVRAEDAGRLDRMLPYL, encoded by the coding sequence ATGCCCAAGATCAAGACCAACCGGGCAGCGGCCAAGCGTTTCCGCAAGACCGCCTCGGGCAAGTACAAGTGCGGCCACGCCAACCGTAGCCACATCCTCACGAAGAAAGCGACCAAGCGTAAGCGTAACCTGCGTCAGACGAACCACGTCCGTGCAGAAGACGCCGGCCGTCTGGATCGTATGCTCCCTTACCTCTGA
- the infC gene encoding translation initiation factor IF-3, with product MGERNISTPDNKQNRRNQEIRVPRVRVIGSDGEMIGVLSRDEALSMAEDEGLDLVEIQPQADPPVCKIMDFGKFKFEAQKKASEAKKKTKQVEIKEVKFRPVTDEGDYQIKLRKMRGFLEDGDKIKVNIRFRGREMSHQELGREMANRIEADLGEDIVIESRPRLEGRQMVMMIAPKKKT from the coding sequence TTGGGAGAACGTAATATCAGCACCCCTGACAACAAACAGAACCGCAGGAATCAGGAAATCCGTGTGCCGCGCGTCCGCGTGATCGGCAGTGACGGAGAAATGATCGGCGTGTTGTCGCGCGACGAAGCGCTGTCCATGGCCGAAGATGAAGGCCTGGACCTGGTCGAAATCCAGCCGCAGGCCGATCCGCCGGTCTGCAAGATCATGGACTTCGGCAAGTTCAAGTTCGAAGCGCAGAAGAAGGCCAGCGAGGCCAAGAAGAAGACCAAGCAGGTCGAGATCAAGGAAGTGAAGTTCCGTCCGGTCACGGACGAGGGCGACTACCAGATCAAGCTGCGCAAGATGCGTGGTTTCCTTGAAGACGGTGACAAGATCAAGGTCAACATCCGTTTCCGTGGCCGTGAAATGAGCCACCAGGAACTGGGTCGTGAAATGGCCAACCGCATCGAGGCCGATCTGGGCGAGGACATCGTCATCGAAAGCCGTCCGCGTCTGGAAGGGCGCCAGATGGTGATGATGATCGCGCCGAAGAAGAAGACCTGA
- the thrS gene encoding threonine--tRNA ligase, with amino-acid sequence MINITLPDGSRREFENPVSVMDVAQSIGAGLAKATIAGSVDGVLVDASDVIAKDASLRIITAKDEEGVEIIRHSCAHLVGHAVKQLYPDVKMVIGPVIAEGFYYDIYSERPFTPEDMAAIEKRMGELIAQDYDVIKKMTPRAEVIEIFKARGEDYKLRLIEDMSDDIQAMGMYYHQEYVDMCRGPHVPNTRFLKAFKLTRISGAYWRGDAQNEQLQRIYGTAWADKKQLEAYIKRIEEAEMRDHRRIGKQQDLFHLQEEAPGLVFWHPKGWALWQVVEQYMRKVYRSSGYGEVRCPQILDVSLWKKSGHWDNYQDNMFFTESEKRTYAVKPMNCPGHVQVFNQGLHSYRDLPIRYGEFGSCHRNEPSGALHGILRVRGFTQDDGHVFCTESQIESEVTAFHQQALAVYQHFGFDEIQIKIALRPESRLGDDATWDKAEGALRSALSSCGVEWQELPGEGAFYGPKIEYHLKDAIGRTWQLGTMQVDFMMPGRLGAEYVDENSQKKHPVMLHRAIVGSMERFLGILIEHHAGQFPAWLAPTQVVVANITDAQAEYVTGVTQTLAEQGFRVSSDLRNEKIGYKIREHTLQRVPYLLVIGDREKENGAVAVRTRSGEDLGSMSLQAFIERLQAEGA; translated from the coding sequence ATGATCAACATCACCCTTCCCGACGGCAGCCGCCGCGAATTCGAAAACCCCGTCAGCGTCATGGACGTCGCCCAGTCGATTGGCGCCGGCCTGGCCAAGGCCACCATCGCCGGTTCGGTCGATGGCGTGCTGGTCGATGCCAGCGACGTGATCGCCAAGGACGCCAGCCTGCGCATCATCACCGCCAAGGACGAGGAGGGCGTGGAAATCATCCGCCACTCCTGCGCCCATCTGGTCGGCCACGCGGTCAAGCAGCTGTACCCGGACGTGAAGATGGTGATCGGCCCGGTCATTGCCGAAGGTTTCTACTACGACATCTATTCCGAGCGCCCGTTCACGCCGGAAGACATGGCCGCCATCGAAAAGCGCATGGGTGAGCTGATCGCCCAGGATTACGACGTCATCAAGAAGATGACCCCGCGCGCGGAAGTGATCGAGATCTTCAAGGCGCGTGGCGAGGACTACAAGCTGCGCCTGATCGAGGATATGTCCGACGACATCCAGGCCATGGGCATGTACTACCACCAGGAATACGTGGACATGTGCCGCGGCCCGCACGTGCCGAACACGCGCTTCCTGAAGGCCTTCAAGCTGACCCGCATTTCCGGCGCGTACTGGCGCGGCGATGCGCAGAACGAACAGCTGCAGCGCATCTACGGCACTGCCTGGGCCGACAAGAAGCAGCTCGAGGCCTACATCAAGCGCATCGAAGAAGCCGAAATGCGCGACCACCGCCGCATCGGCAAGCAGCAGGACCTGTTCCACCTGCAGGAAGAAGCGCCGGGCCTGGTGTTCTGGCACCCCAAGGGCTGGGCACTGTGGCAGGTGGTCGAGCAGTACATGCGCAAGGTCTACCGCAGCAGCGGCTACGGCGAAGTGCGCTGCCCGCAGATCCTGGACGTGAGCCTGTGGAAGAAGTCCGGCCACTGGGACAACTACCAGGACAACATGTTCTTCACCGAATCGGAGAAGCGCACCTACGCGGTCAAGCCGATGAACTGCCCGGGCCACGTGCAGGTGTTCAACCAGGGCCTGCACAGCTACCGCGACCTGCCGATCCGCTACGGTGAATTCGGTTCCTGCCACCGCAACGAGCCGTCCGGCGCGCTGCACGGCATCCTGCGCGTGCGTGGTTTCACCCAGGACGACGGCCATGTGTTCTGCACCGAAAGCCAGATCGAATCGGAAGTGACCGCGTTCCACCAGCAGGCGCTGGCGGTGTACCAGCACTTCGGCTTCGACGAGATCCAGATCAAGATCGCGCTGCGTCCGGAATCGCGCCTGGGCGACGACGCCACCTGGGACAAGGCCGAAGGCGCGCTGCGCTCGGCGCTGTCCAGCTGTGGCGTGGAATGGCAGGAGCTGCCGGGCGAGGGTGCCTTCTACGGCCCGAAGATCGAGTACCACCTGAAGGACGCCATCGGCCGCACCTGGCAGCTGGGCACCATGCAGGTCGATTTCATGATGCCCGGCCGCCTGGGTGCCGAGTACGTGGACGAGAACAGCCAGAAGAAGCACCCGGTCATGCTGCACCGGGCCATCGTCGGTTCGATGGAGCGCTTCCTGGGCATCCTGATCGAGCACCACGCCGGCCAGTTCCCGGCCTGGCTGGCGCCGACCCAGGTAGTGGTGGCCAATATCACCGATGCCCAAGCTGAATACGTCACGGGCGTGACCCAAACCCTTGCGGAGCAAGGCTTCCGCGTCAGCTCGGATTTGCGTAACGAGAAGATCGGCTATAAAATCCGCGAGCATACGTTGCAGCGCGTGCCTTACCTGCTGGTCATCGGTGACCGCGAGAAGGAAAATGGGGCTGTGGCGGTGCGTACGCGTTCTGGCGAAGACCTGGGCAGCATGAGTCTGCAGGCCTTCATCGAGCGGCTGCAGGCCGAGGGCGCGTAA
- a CDS encoding PepSY-associated TM helix domain-containing protein — protein MKFSSQTLRTFTTLHTWVGLVAGFGLFVAFYAGALTLFHHDLPLWQTPGAASALPAGLDDAQYLLDDVLAQHAEARRHVGMTFPGDDHPRPLAYWQAGDGSWRYAWPGHTGGSATPPQTGLAELVNELHYSLGLPVAGLYVMGIVSLLYGMALLSGLVIHLPKLLGDLFALRPGRNLKQMWQDAHNVIGVLSLPFHLMFAVTGALLCLVFIQIALLNPLIYDGKALQAVPAAMDTAPVREASGVPAAPGSLRLLHARAVEAARAQGVTDFEPAYLKLANGGDSRATIEITGESSGTLGPLGSVALDVASGEVLATQLPGRRDANHATLSAAYALHFGEFGNGVVVWLYFLLGLGGAFLFYSGNLLWIESRRKRRQVEQPRSGVNMARATVGVCIGLCVAISVAFITALVLERVAPASVDHGIRWACFGTWAACALWAALRRPAQAARELLWAAAISTALVPVAHGALNGDWLWLAAGRGHWPLFWIDVVALAMAAGFARLAVASQRRARSGDPNSVWANG, from the coding sequence ATGAAATTCAGTTCGCAGACCCTGCGCACCTTCACCACGCTGCATACCTGGGTCGGCCTGGTGGCCGGCTTCGGCCTGTTCGTGGCCTTCTACGCTGGCGCACTGACCCTGTTCCACCACGATCTGCCGCTGTGGCAGACACCGGGCGCCGCCTCGGCCCTGCCGGCCGGGCTGGACGATGCGCAGTACCTGCTCGATGACGTGCTGGCCCAGCACGCCGAGGCCCGACGCCATGTCGGCATGACCTTCCCCGGTGACGACCACCCGCGGCCGCTGGCCTATTGGCAGGCCGGCGATGGCAGCTGGCGCTATGCCTGGCCGGGCCACACCGGCGGCAGCGCCACGCCGCCACAGACCGGCCTGGCCGAGCTGGTGAACGAGCTGCATTACAGCCTGGGCCTGCCGGTGGCCGGCCTGTACGTGATGGGCATCGTCAGCCTGCTGTACGGCATGGCCCTGCTCAGCGGCCTGGTCATCCACCTGCCCAAGCTGCTGGGCGATCTGTTCGCGCTGCGGCCGGGCCGCAACCTGAAGCAGATGTGGCAGGACGCGCACAACGTGATCGGCGTGCTCAGCCTGCCCTTCCATCTGATGTTCGCGGTGACCGGCGCCCTGCTGTGCCTGGTGTTCATCCAGATTGCGCTGCTCAATCCGCTGATCTACGACGGCAAGGCGCTGCAGGCGGTGCCTGCGGCCATGGATACGGCGCCGGTGCGCGAGGCCAGCGGCGTGCCGGCCGCGCCGGGCAGCCTGCGCCTGCTGCATGCGCGCGCCGTGGAAGCGGCACGCGCACAGGGCGTGACCGATTTCGAACCGGCGTACCTGAAGCTGGCCAACGGTGGCGACAGCCGGGCCACTATCGAGATCACCGGCGAATCCAGCGGCACCCTGGGCCCGCTGGGTTCGGTCGCGCTGGACGTGGCCAGCGGCGAGGTCCTGGCCACCCAGTTGCCGGGGCGTCGCGATGCCAACCACGCCACGCTGAGCGCGGCCTATGCCCTGCACTTCGGCGAATTCGGCAACGGCGTGGTGGTCTGGCTGTACTTCCTGCTGGGGCTGGGCGGCGCGTTCCTGTTCTATTCGGGCAACCTGCTGTGGATCGAATCGCGGCGCAAGCGGCGCCAGGTCGAGCAGCCGCGTTCGGGGGTGAACATGGCGCGGGCGACGGTGGGCGTGTGCATCGGCCTGTGCGTGGCAATCTCGGTCGCCTTCATCACCGCGCTGGTGCTGGAACGGGTGGCCCCGGCCAGCGTGGACCACGGTATCCGCTGGGCCTGCTTCGGCACCTGGGCGGCGTGCGCACTGTGGGCGGCACTGCGTCGCCCGGCACAGGCCGCGCGCGAACTGCTGTGGGCCGCGGCGATCAGCACCGCGCTGGTACCGGTGGCGCATGGCGCGCTCAACGGCGATTGGCTGTGGCTGGCCGCCGGGCGCGGTCACTGGCCGCTGTTCTGGATCGACGTGGTGGCCCTGGCCATGGCCGCCGGCTTTGCGCGGCTGGCAGTGGCCAGCCAACGCCGCGCCCGCAGCGGCGACCCCAACAGCGTCTGGGCGAATGGATGA
- a CDS encoding VOC family protein: MITIDRLDHLVITVADIEHSCDFYQRVLGMDVVRFGAGRTALQFGQQKINLHPASAPLQPHAAQPMPGSADLCLVTRVATADVLAHLQSQAVVVEEGPVARTGALGPIESVYFRDPDGNLIEVSRYPDAG, translated from the coding sequence ATGATCACCATCGACCGCCTCGACCATCTGGTCATTACCGTTGCCGATATCGAGCACAGCTGCGATTTCTACCAGCGCGTGCTGGGCATGGACGTCGTGCGCTTCGGTGCCGGCCGCACGGCGCTGCAGTTCGGCCAGCAGAAGATCAATCTCCACCCTGCCAGTGCGCCACTGCAGCCACATGCCGCACAACCCATGCCGGGCAGTGCCGACCTGTGCCTGGTCACGCGCGTGGCAACGGCCGATGTACTGGCCCATCTGCAGTCACAGGCCGTTGTCGTGGAGGAGGGGCCGGTTGCACGGACCGGCGCGCTGGGGCCGATCGAGTCGGTGTACTTCCGCGATCCGGACGGCAACCTGATCGAAGTCAGTCGTTATCCCGACGCCGGATGA
- a CDS encoding glycoside hydrolase family 18 protein has protein sequence MFRQSVAVLAVLIAGALPTVAWAAPAQPPVLGAYYPGGSAERYPVSRIPAERLTHLFYAFSTIEDGRCTVGAEAPQNFAALAELKKAHPHLRTLISIGGWGAGGFSDAALTAASRKRLVDSCMALFFERHAGSFDGVDIDWEFPVSGGPKELAHRPQDRANLTLLAQAFRVALDARGRKAGQPMLLTAALAAGRLQTDGPYDPAASYDLPALAAVFDFINLMSYDMGTGFSAVSTFNAPLHEVPADPLAPELRRWNNVAGAVQYYREHGVPAHKLVLGVPFYGRGFKVTGDAADGLYQTYSAPADAGDWRVIKARYLDQPGWAKHWQPQAQSPWLYNAEQKVFISYEDPRSIGLRAQFARAQGLAGVFMWELTGDDEQASLLNAMLAPWQKARVGD, from the coding sequence ATGTTCCGCCAGTCCGTCGCCGTCCTTGCCGTGCTGATTGCCGGCGCACTGCCCACGGTTGCATGGGCCGCGCCCGCACAGCCGCCTGTTCTCGGCGCGTACTATCCCGGTGGCTCGGCCGAGCGCTACCCGGTGTCGCGCATTCCGGCCGAGCGCCTGACCCACCTGTTCTACGCGTTCTCCACCATCGAGGACGGGCGCTGCACGGTCGGCGCGGAAGCGCCGCAGAACTTCGCCGCACTGGCCGAGCTGAAGAAAGCCCATCCGCACCTGCGCACGCTGATCTCGATCGGCGGCTGGGGCGCGGGCGGGTTCTCCGACGCGGCGCTGACCGCGGCCAGCCGCAAGCGCCTGGTCGATTCATGCATGGCGCTGTTCTTCGAACGCCATGCAGGCAGCTTCGATGGCGTGGACATCGACTGGGAATTCCCGGTCAGCGGTGGACCGAAGGAGCTGGCCCATCGCCCGCAGGATCGCGCCAATCTGACCCTGCTGGCGCAGGCCTTCCGCGTGGCGCTGGATGCGCGCGGCCGCAAGGCAGGGCAGCCGATGCTGCTGACCGCGGCGCTGGCCGCCGGTCGCCTGCAGACCGATGGGCCCTACGACCCGGCGGCGAGCTATGACCTGCCGGCGTTGGCCGCGGTGTTCGATTTCATCAACCTGATGAGCTATGACATGGGCACGGGCTTCTCGGCGGTGTCCACCTTCAATGCGCCGTTGCATGAAGTGCCGGCCGACCCGCTGGCACCGGAACTGCGGCGCTGGAACAACGTGGCCGGCGCGGTGCAGTACTACCGCGAACACGGCGTGCCGGCGCACAAGCTGGTGCTGGGCGTGCCGTTCTATGGTCGCGGCTTCAAGGTCACCGGCGATGCCGCCGACGGCCTGTACCAGACCTATAGCGCACCGGCCGATGCCGGCGACTGGCGGGTGATCAAGGCGCGTTATCTGGACCAGCCCGGGTGGGCGAAGCACTGGCAGCCGCAGGCACAGAGCCCCTGGTTGTACAACGCCGAACAGAAGGTGTTCATCAGCTACGAAGACCCGCGTTCGATCGGCCTGCGCGCGCAGTTCGCGCGTGCGCAGGGCCTGGCCGGCGTGTTCATGTGGGAGCTGACCGGCGACGACGAACAGGCCAGCCTGCTCAATGCCATGCTGGCGCCGTGGCAGAAGGCCCGCGTCGGCGATTGA
- a CDS encoding serine hydrolase gives MRTITLLVLLLCTTLPCTAAPLDTARLKALEQAIASDELKQVRSVLLQVEGKVVYEGYFNGADAQTLHDVRSASKSVTALLVGAAIGQHRLPGVQARVYDYFPAYTASHSIDPRLRATTVQDLLTMSSLWECDDENPFSAGNEERMYVGERWLDFALGLPVKGFAPWMQRPQDSPHGRAFAYCTANSFVLGAVLEQATGQPLADFAATALERPLGITERHWNRSPEGIGMGGGGTRYRSRDLARLGQLVLDRGRWQGQQLVPQDYIEAMVQAQATTSDGSDYGYQWWGLKLDAQGAPRTVWAMSGNGGNYVFVLPEQRAVAVVTTQAFNRSFAHPQSRRILTEFLLPALH, from the coding sequence ATGCGCACGATCACCCTTCTCGTCCTGCTGCTGTGCACCACCCTGCCCTGCACCGCAGCCCCCTTGGATACGGCGCGCCTGAAGGCGCTGGAACAGGCCATCGCCAGCGATGAGCTCAAGCAGGTGCGCAGCGTGCTGCTGCAGGTCGAAGGCAAGGTGGTCTACGAGGGCTACTTCAACGGTGCCGACGCGCAGACCCTGCATGACGTGCGTTCGGCCAGCAAGAGCGTGACCGCACTGCTGGTCGGCGCGGCCATCGGCCAGCACCGGCTTCCGGGCGTGCAGGCCCGCGTGTACGACTACTTCCCGGCCTACACCGCCAGCCACAGCATTGACCCCCGCCTGCGCGCCACCACCGTGCAGGACCTGCTGACCATGAGCAGCCTGTGGGAATGCGACGACGAGAATCCGTTCTCGGCCGGCAACGAGGAACGCATGTACGTGGGCGAACGCTGGCTGGACTTTGCCCTGGGCCTGCCGGTGAAAGGCTTCGCGCCGTGGATGCAGCGCCCGCAGGACAGCCCGCACGGCCGCGCGTTCGCCTACTGCACCGCCAATTCCTTCGTGCTGGGCGCGGTGCTTGAACAGGCCACCGGGCAGCCGCTGGCCGACTTTGCCGCCACTGCGCTGGAGCGCCCGCTGGGCATTACCGAGCGCCACTGGAACCGTTCACCGGAAGGCATCGGCATGGGCGGCGGCGGGACCCGCTACCGCAGCCGCGATCTGGCCCGGCTTGGGCAGCTGGTGCTCGACCGGGGCCGCTGGCAGGGCCAGCAGCTGGTTCCGCAGGACTACATCGAGGCGATGGTGCAGGCGCAGGCGACCACCTCCGATGGCAGCGATTACGGCTACCAGTGGTGGGGCCTGAAACTGGACGCGCAGGGTGCACCGCGCACGGTGTGGGCGATGTCCGGCAACGGCGGTAACTACGTGTTCGTGCTGCCCGAGCAACGCGCGGTGGCGGTCGTCACGACCCAAGCGTTCAACCGCAGCTTCGCCCACCCGCAATCGCGGCGCATCCTTACCGAGTTCCTGCTGCCGGCGCTGCACTGA